In the genome of Lynx canadensis isolate LIC74 chromosome F1, mLynCan4.pri.v2, whole genome shotgun sequence, one region contains:
- the SOAT1 gene encoding sterol O-acyltransferase 1 isoform X2 codes for MKEVGSHFDDFVNNLIEKSTSLDSGGCAITSFSVLEGDKNHRAKDLRAPPEHGKIFVVRRSLLDELFEVDHIRTIYHMFIALLILFILSTLVVDYIDEGRLVLEFNLMSYAFGKFPIAMWTWWTMFLSTLSIPYFLFQHWARGYSRSSHPVVHCLIHGFLFMVFLIGVLGLGPTYVALAYTLPPASRSIVILEQIRFIMKAYSFVRENVPRVLNSAKEKSKIVPVPTVNQYLYFLFAPTLIYRDNYPRTPTVRWGYVAMQFLQVFGCLFYMYYIFERLCTPLFRNIKQEPFSARVLVLCVFNSILPGVLILFLMFFAFLHCWLNAFAEMLCFGDRMFYRDWWNSTSYSNYYRTWNVVVHDWLYYYAYKDFLWFFTKRFKWAAMLAVFAVSAVVHEYALAVCLNFFYPVLFVLFMFFGMAFNFIVNDSRKRPFWNVMVWTSLFAGNGVILCFYSQEWYARQHCPLKNPTFLDYIRPRSWTCRYVF; via the exons ATGAAGGAAGTTGGCAGTCACTTTGATGATTTTGTGAACAATCTCATTGAGAAATCAACATCATTAGACAGTGGTGGGTGTGCCATCACGAGCTTTTCTGTTCTTGAAGGCGATAAAAACCATAGAGCTAA AGATCTCAGAGCACCTCCAGAACATGGAAAGATTTTTGTTGTAAGGCGGTCTCTCTTAGA CGAGCTGTTTGAGGTGGACCACATCAGAACAATATATCACATGTTTAttgccctgctcattctctttatCCTCAGCACACTCGTAGTAGATTACATTGATGAAGGAAg GCTGGTGCTTGAGTTCAATCTCATGTCTTACGCTTTTGGCAAATTTCCTATTGCCATGTGGACGTGGTGGACCATGTTCTTGAGTACACTTTCAATTCCCTATTTCCTCTTTCAACATTGGGCCAGAGGCTACAGCCGGAGTTCTCATCCAGTGGTCCATTGTCTCATCCATGGCTTCCTTTTCATGGTCTTCCTGATAGGAGTTCTAGGTTTGGGACCAACATATGTTGCATTAGCTTACACGCTCCCACCAGCTTCCCGGAGCATTGTCATACTTGAACAG ATTCGTTTCATAATGAAGGCCTATTCATTTGTCAGAGAGAATGTGCCTCGGGTACTAAATTCAGCTAAGGAGAAATCAA agaTTGTTCCAGTACCCACAGTCAACCAGTATCTGTACTTCCTGTTTGCTCCTACCCTCATCTACCGTGACAACTATCCCAG gacTCCCACTGTAAGATGGGGTTATGTCGCTATGCAGTTTTTACAg gtttttggTTGCCTTTTTTATATGTACTACATCTTTGAAAGGCTCTGCACCCCCTTGTTTCGGAATATCAAACAGGAGCCCTTCAGCGCTCGCGTTCTGGTCCTATGTGTATTTAATTCCATCTTGCCAG GTGTGCTGATACTGTTCCttatgttttttgcctttttgcaCTGCTGGCTCAATGCCTTTGCTGAGATGTTATGCTTCGGTGACAGGATGTTTTATAGG gaTTGGTGGAACTCTACATCATACTCTAACTATTACAGGACCTGGAATGTGGTAGTTCATGACTGGCTATATTACTATGCTTACAAGGACTTTCTTTGG TTTTTCACGAAGAGATTCAAATGGGCTGCCATGTTAGCTGTCTTTGCTGTGTCTGCTGTAGTGCATGAATATGCCTTGGCTGTTTGCTTGAACTTTTTCTATCCAGTGCTTTTCGTGCTCTTCATGTTCTTTGGAA TGGCTTTCAACTTCATTGTCAATGACAGTCGGAAAAGGCCATTTTGGAATGTTATGGTGTGGACTTCTCTTTTCGCGGGCAACGGAGTCATCCTGTGCTTTTATTCCCAAGAGTGGTATGCACGTCAGCACTGTCCTCTGAAAAAT CCCACATTTCTGGATTATATCCGTCCGCGTTCCTGGACTTGTCGGTACGTGTTTTAG